One region of Flavobacterium pisciphilum genomic DNA includes:
- the rfbB gene encoding dTDP-glucose 4,6-dehydratase encodes MKKLLITGGAGFIGSHVVRRFVTKYPQYHIFNLDVLTYAGNLENIKDIEDEPNYTFVKGDIVDEFFINKLFSENEFEGVLHLAAESHVDRSIEDPLSFVKTNVIGTMNLLNAAKNQWKNNQVGKRFYHISTDEVYGSLGAEGLFTEKTSYDPNSPYSASKASSDHFVRAYGETYGLPYVLTNCSNNYGSYHFPEKLIPLFINNIINNKPLPVYGDGNYTRDWLFVEDHAIAIDLVFHEGKNHETYNIGGFNEWKNIDLVKLLCQIMDEKLGRDKGASQKLITYVKDRPGHDLRYAIDASKINKELGWKPSVTFEEGLEKTINWYLSNEQWLKNVTSGTYKDYYKKQYS; translated from the coding sequence ATGAAAAAACTACTTATAACTGGAGGTGCTGGATTTATTGGTTCGCACGTAGTGAGACGTTTTGTGACGAAATATCCACAATATCATATTTTTAATTTAGATGTACTAACTTACGCAGGTAATCTTGAAAATATAAAAGATATTGAAGATGAACCAAATTATACCTTTGTTAAAGGAGATATAGTTGATGAGTTTTTTATAAATAAACTTTTTTCTGAAAATGAATTTGAAGGAGTACTGCACTTAGCAGCTGAATCTCATGTCGATCGTTCAATAGAAGATCCTCTTTCATTTGTAAAGACAAATGTTATTGGTACAATGAATTTATTGAATGCAGCAAAAAATCAATGGAAAAATAATCAAGTAGGGAAAAGGTTTTATCATATTAGTACTGATGAGGTTTATGGATCGCTTGGCGCTGAAGGATTGTTTACAGAAAAAACATCTTATGATCCCAATTCACCTTATTCAGCTTCAAAAGCTAGTTCAGATCATTTTGTACGGGCATACGGAGAAACATACGGTTTGCCTTATGTTTTAACAAATTGCTCCAATAATTATGGTTCTTATCACTTTCCAGAAAAATTAATTCCACTTTTTATTAATAATATTATCAATAATAAGCCATTGCCGGTATATGGAGATGGTAATTATACGCGTGATTGGTTATTTGTAGAGGACCATGCTATAGCAATTGATTTAGTATTTCATGAAGGTAAAAATCATGAAACCTATAATATTGGAGGTTTTAATGAATGGAAGAATATTGATTTGGTTAAATTGTTGTGCCAAATCATGGATGAGAAATTAGGAAGAGATAAAGGAGCTTCACAAAAATTAATTACTTACGTAAAAGATAGACCAGGACATGATTTGCGTTATGCAATTGATGCTTCCAAAATAAATAAAGAATTAGGGTGGAAGCCTTCTGTAACTTTTGAAGAAGGGCTTGAGAAAACCATAAATTGGTATTTAAGTAATGAACAGTGGTTAAAAAACGTAACTTCAGGAACTTATAAAGATTATTATAAAAAACAATATTCTTAA